One window of Nostoc sp. C052 genomic DNA carries:
- the argH gene encoding argininosuccinate lyase, producing MTIKETWSQRFESALHPAIARFNASIGFDIELIEYDLTGSQAHAKMLAHTGIISPGEGEQLVVGLEQIRQEYRQGKFQPGVDAEDVHFAVERRLTEIVGDVGKKVHTARSRNDQVGTDTRLYLRDQIQQIKSNLREFQGVLLDIAEKHVETLIPGYTHLQRAQPVSLAHHLLAYFQMAQRDWERLADVSRRVNISPLGCGALAGTTFPIDRHYTAKLLNFDDIYANSLDGVSDRDFAIEFLCAASLIMVHLSRLAEEVILWSSEEFRFVTLKDSCATGSSIMPQKKNPDVPELVRGKTGRVFGHLQAMLVIMKGLPLAYNKDLQEDKEGLFDSVKTVKASLEAMTILLREGLEFRTERLASAVAEDFSNATDVADYLAARGVPFREAYNLVGKVVKTSIAAGKLLKDLTLEEWQQLHPAFAADIYEAISPRQVVAARNSYGGTGFVQVSKALIAARAQIDR from the coding sequence ATGACCATAAAAGAAACTTGGAGCCAGCGGTTTGAATCAGCATTGCATCCAGCGATCGCTCGTTTTAATGCCAGTATAGGTTTTGATATTGAATTAATCGAATATGACCTCACTGGTTCTCAAGCCCATGCTAAAATGCTCGCTCACACAGGCATCATCTCCCCAGGAGAAGGAGAGCAACTGGTTGTCGGTTTAGAACAAATTCGCCAAGAGTACCGCCAGGGTAAATTTCAGCCCGGTGTCGATGCTGAAGATGTACATTTTGCAGTTGAACGCCGACTGACAGAAATTGTGGGCGATGTGGGTAAAAAAGTGCATACGGCGCGATCGCGTAATGACCAAGTTGGCACCGACACTAGACTCTACCTCCGCGACCAAATCCAACAAATCAAAAGCAATTTGCGAGAATTTCAAGGTGTTTTACTGGATATAGCTGAAAAACACGTTGAAACTCTGATTCCTGGCTATACTCATCTACAACGCGCCCAACCGGTGAGTTTAGCTCATCACCTCTTGGCATACTTTCAAATGGCTCAACGCGACTGGGAACGTCTAGCTGACGTTTCTCGCCGTGTGAATATCTCGCCTTTGGGGTGCGGTGCTTTAGCGGGAACTACTTTCCCCATCGATCGCCACTACACAGCCAAACTCTTGAATTTTGACGATATTTATGCCAATAGCCTCGATGGAGTGAGCGATCGCGATTTTGCGATCGAATTCTTGTGTGCTGCTAGTTTGATTATGGTTCACCTCAGCCGCCTTGCAGAAGAAGTCATTCTTTGGTCATCGGAAGAATTTCGCTTTGTCACCCTCAAAGATAGCTGTGCTACTGGTTCTAGTATCATGCCCCAAAAGAAAAACCCCGATGTTCCAGAATTAGTGCGGGGGAAAACGGGGCGTGTATTCGGTCATCTCCAGGCAATGTTAGTGATTATGAAGGGGCTACCTTTGGCATATAACAAAGACCTACAAGAAGATAAAGAAGGTTTGTTTGATAGCGTTAAGACAGTCAAAGCCTCTCTAGAAGCAATGACGATTTTGCTGAGAGAAGGTTTGGAATTTCGTACTGAGCGGTTAGCATCAGCCGTGGCGGAAGATTTTTCTAATGCTACCGATGTCGCAGATTATCTGGCAGCACGGGGCGTTCCTTTTCGAGAAGCTTATAACCTTGTGGGTAAAGTCGTAAAAACTAGTATTGCCGCAGGCAAACTCCTCAAAGATTTGACATTGGAAGAGTGGCAACAACTACATCCAGCATTTGCAGCAGATATTTACGAGGCGATATCCCCCCGTCAGGTTGTGGCAGCCCGCAATAGTTACGGTGGTACTGGCTTTGTACAGGTAAGCAAAGCACTTATAGCCGCCCGCGCTCAAATTGATCGATAG
- a CDS encoding NUDIX hydrolase — protein MNVIAFFPAAVESTRNLWRIGQTVLGIIFRHPITGTSIIPILPDGRIVLIRRRDDGLWALPGGIVDWGEDIPNTVRRELMEETGLDLVKINRLVGVYSAPDRDPRIHSICIVVEAEVHGTMEIKDTLEVMEIQAFSPSFLPSGQMSHDHTRQLQDYLKGLTTLA, from the coding sequence TTGAACGTTATTGCTTTTTTTCCGGCAGCTGTAGAGTCCACACGTAACTTATGGCGTATTGGACAAACAGTACTGGGTATAATATTTCGTCATCCCATTACTGGCACTAGCATCATCCCAATTTTACCTGATGGTCGAATAGTACTGATCCGGCGGCGTGACGATGGTCTTTGGGCATTGCCTGGAGGAATAGTGGATTGGGGAGAAGATATTCCCAATACAGTCCGCCGAGAATTGATGGAGGAAACTGGGCTAGACTTAGTGAAAATTAACCGTTTAGTAGGGGTTTACTCTGCACCAGACCGCGATCCCAGAATCCATTCAATTTGTATTGTGGTTGAAGCCGAGGTGCATGGGACAATGGAAATTAAGGATACTTTGGAAGTTATGGAAATCCAAGCTTTCTCTCCCAGTTTCCTACCTTCAGGACAGATGTCTCACGACCATACTCGGCAGTTGCAAGACTACTTGAAGGGCTTGACAACATTGGCATAA
- a CDS encoding alpha/beta fold hydrolase, with product MDTLFRNSRRKLSQGLIFWREVGEKTPIIFLHGAWNESSQWLSVMESLAQDFHCFAPDLLGFGESENPNIHHSIDLQVECLAEFLQAVKLEKVYLVGHSLGGWVAASYALKYPEKVEGVVLLAPEGVEIAGQEQHCRKMRRLLNYPPLIVKLLRSLIPLTKVLGWQEKIVQDLQLRQELLRYPIACQLLFKRRQVEIEAELVQKRLYMIDAPVFILQGGQDTPDALAKSRVYAQLMPKVELKMIAHAGNDLPESSAGMVAIEIREFIQGILKSHNLNELN from the coding sequence ATGGATACACTATTCCGCAACTCCCGGAGAAAGCTTTCTCAAGGGTTAATATTCTGGCGTGAAGTCGGTGAAAAAACTCCTATAATTTTTTTACATGGTGCTTGGAATGAGAGTAGCCAATGGTTATCTGTGATGGAGTCTCTTGCACAAGATTTTCATTGTTTTGCACCTGATTTATTAGGGTTTGGTGAATCAGAGAATCCGAATATCCACCATTCGATAGATTTACAAGTTGAGTGTTTAGCTGAGTTTTTGCAAGCTGTCAAGCTAGAAAAAGTATATTTAGTGGGGCATTCTCTTGGGGGTTGGGTTGCTGCTAGCTATGCTTTAAAGTATCCAGAGAAAGTTGAAGGTGTGGTATTGCTAGCACCAGAGGGTGTCGAGATAGCAGGACAAGAACAGCATTGCCGAAAGATGCGGCGATTATTGAATTATCCACCACTAATAGTTAAATTGTTGCGATCGCTAATTCCCTTAACTAAAGTTCTGGGTTGGCAGGAAAAAATTGTCCAGGATTTGCAATTACGTCAGGAATTGCTGCGTTACCCCATAGCTTGTCAGTTACTTTTCAAACGACGACAAGTAGAAATTGAGGCGGAATTAGTGCAAAAGCGGCTTTATATGATAGATGCCCCAGTTTTTATTTTACAAGGTGGCCAAGATACACCAGATGCTTTAGCCAAAAGTCGGGTTTATGCTCAACTGATGCCGAAAGTAGAGTTGAAAATGATTGCCCATGCTGGAAATGATTTACCAGAATCTTCGGCTGGGATGGTGGCGATCGAAATTCGGGAGTTTATTCAAGGTATTTTAAAAAGCCATAATTTAAACGAATTAAACTAG